A single Pirellulales bacterium DNA region contains:
- the murC gene encoding UDP-N-acetylmuramate--L-alanine ligase, protein MRPANSPTVLDEPAKLVHFVGIGGSGMRAMASVFHQLGWAISGSDARRATLCELTPLAAAIELGHQASHLPKGAQLLIYSDAVPPDNPERAYAEQLAIPTFSYAQMLGHLSRQQQTIAVAGTHGKSTVTSMIAEILASAAFDPTVVCGAEPRNRSDDPTCNAAIGRFGGRHGRGPLAVVEACEYRENFLHLSPNVAVVLNVEPDHFDYYPTRSQLIAAVERFIARTPENGLVVASADCPVAKSLAGASGRYVTSFGFARDADWRATNLEHTRGRYRFDLVRSAKKLARVALSVPGRHNVANALAAAAVARHQGVSAQHIVQGLAAFRGLKRRLDARATMGEITWIDDYAHHPTEVAATLHTLREMFPRRPICCVFQPHQVSRLTALLDEFARSLHNADRIAVAEVFRAREGPAQRGEATAFDLADRLRADGLDVFDEHDPAAIVERLADELQAGDVLATLGAGDLGTYFHGFHERLRRDCAAA, encoded by the coding sequence ATGCGGCCTGCAAACTCACCGACCGTTCTTGATGAACCAGCCAAACTGGTGCATTTCGTCGGCATCGGTGGTAGCGGAATGCGGGCAATGGCCAGCGTGTTCCATCAGCTCGGCTGGGCAATCAGCGGCTCGGACGCGCGCCGTGCAACCCTGTGCGAACTTACGCCGCTGGCCGCCGCCATCGAACTTGGCCATCAGGCCAGCCATCTGCCCAAGGGCGCTCAATTGCTGATCTACAGCGATGCTGTGCCGCCCGACAATCCTGAGCGGGCCTATGCGGAGCAATTGGCGATTCCCACGTTCAGTTACGCACAAATGCTGGGCCACTTGTCGCGTCAGCAGCAGACCATTGCCGTCGCCGGCACGCATGGCAAATCGACCGTGACATCGATGATCGCGGAGATTCTAGCAAGCGCAGCATTCGACCCAACCGTCGTTTGCGGAGCGGAACCGCGAAACCGATCGGATGATCCCACCTGCAACGCAGCGATCGGCCGGTTCGGCGGGCGCCACGGCAGAGGCCCGCTGGCCGTCGTCGAAGCCTGCGAATATCGCGAGAATTTCTTGCATCTCTCGCCCAATGTCGCCGTGGTGCTGAATGTCGAGCCAGATCATTTTGATTATTACCCTACGCGGTCGCAATTGATCGCAGCGGTCGAACGATTCATCGCGCGCACGCCGGAAAACGGCTTGGTCGTCGCTTCGGCCGATTGCCCGGTGGCAAAGTCGCTGGCCGGAGCGAGCGGCCGATACGTGACATCGTTTGGATTTGCCCGAGATGCAGACTGGCGGGCAACGAATCTCGAACACACTCGCGGTCGTTATCGTTTCGATTTGGTTCGCTCTGCCAAGAAATTGGCCCGCGTCGCATTATCGGTCCCTGGCCGGCACAATGTTGCCAATGCGTTGGCCGCGGCAGCCGTCGCGCGGCACCAAGGCGTTTCGGCCCAGCATATCGTTCAAGGCCTTGCCGCCTTCCGCGGCTTGAAACGCCGGCTGGACGCCCGCGCGACCATGGGCGAAATTACCTGGATTGACGATTATGCCCATCATCCCACCGAAGTGGCGGCCACGCTCCACACGCTGCGGGAAATGTTCCCTCGGCGGCCGATTTGTTGCGTATTTCAGCCCCATCAGGTCTCGCGGCTGACCGCCTTACTAGACGAATTCGCGCGAAGTTTGCACAATGCTGACAGAATCGCCGTGGCCGAAGTGTTCCGCGCCCGCGAGGGGCCGGCGCAGAGGGGCGAAGCGACGGCCTTTGACTTGGCCGATCGCTTGCGGGCCGACGGTTTGGACGTTTTCGATGAACACGACCCGGCCGCAATCGTCGAGCGCTTGGCCGACGAACTGCAAGCCGGCGATGTACTTGCCACCTTAGGAGCTGGCGACCTTGGCACCTATTTCCATGGCTTTCACGAGCGGCTTCGAAGAGATTGTGCGGCAGCATGA
- the murB gene encoding UDP-N-acetylmuramate dehydrogenase, with protein MAFTSGFEEIVRQHERLAPHTWMGIGGPAEFFAEPRTIAELQSVVQRAAGEGLPIRVLGGGSNLLIRDDGVKGVVVRLSAPAFNQIQTDQHDVAAGGGARLGHVISSAVRSGLGGLETLVGIPGTIGGALHGNAGSHGGDIGQWTCQADVMTRTGEIISRSRDELVFAYRQSSLDELVVLSAKFHLEQEDSHELTKRMQKQWIVKKAGQPLAHQSAGCIFKNPRGLSAGMLIDQAGLKAMRIGGAEVSDRHANFIVVDRDATSNDVLQLIDLVRSRVAEQLGVELELEIDVW; from the coding sequence ATGGCTTTCACGAGCGGCTTCGAAGAGATTGTGCGGCAGCATGAACGGCTTGCTCCGCATACCTGGATGGGCATCGGCGGACCGGCGGAGTTTTTCGCCGAGCCACGGACCATCGCCGAGTTACAATCCGTGGTCCAGCGCGCGGCTGGCGAAGGGTTGCCGATTCGCGTTCTCGGCGGCGGTTCGAATCTCCTAATCAGAGATGACGGCGTGAAGGGCGTGGTGGTGCGGCTCTCCGCGCCGGCATTCAATCAAATCCAAACCGACCAGCACGATGTCGCCGCCGGTGGCGGCGCGCGGTTGGGGCATGTGATTTCGAGCGCCGTGCGCTCTGGGCTTGGCGGGCTGGAAACGCTCGTCGGCATTCCGGGCACCATCGGCGGAGCGCTGCACGGCAACGCCGGCAGCCACGGCGGAGATATTGGGCAATGGACTTGCCAGGCCGACGTGATGACGCGCACCGGAGAAATCATTTCGCGATCGCGCGACGAATTGGTCTTCGCCTATCGGCAAAGCAGCCTCGACGAACTGGTGGTGCTCAGCGCCAAATTCCATTTGGAGCAGGAGGATTCGCACGAACTCACCAAGCGGATGCAGAAGCAGTGGATCGTCAAGAAGGCCGGTCAGCCGCTGGCGCATCAAAGCGCGGGTTGCATCTTCAAGAATCCGCGCGGCCTGAGCGCCGGGATGTTGATCGATCAAGCCGGCCTCAAAGCGATGCGCATCGGCGGCGCCGAAGTGAGCGACCGTCATGCCAATTTCATCGTCGTCGATCGCGACGCCACCAGCAACGATGTGCTGCAACTGATCGATCTGGTTCGCAGCCGCGTGGCGGAGCAATTGGGCGTGGAATTGGAGTTGGAAATCGACGTCTGGTGA